ACCGGTGCATCATGGCTCACCTGATCGAGATCAAGCTGCTCCAGCGACAGGTCCGCGGTGCGCAGCCGCTCGTTGTGGCAGGTGACGCAATACCTGCCAAGCAGCGTTTGATTAGCCGACGAGGCGGCGGGCGACTCTTTAGCCGTTGTGGAAGCAGTCTGCGCAGCGGCGCTCAATGCGACCGCAAAGCAAATGGCGGTTCCCACTTTTGTCAATAACTTCGGCATGGTTCCTCTAACCAATTTTTAGAATTGCCGTAAAGCACGTGCGCTTGGGTAGCCACGGTCAGTGTTTTTCTGGCCGTGGGAATCCCCATTGAAACCACAAGCCCACGGCGAGAAAAACGCTCACCTGGCTACCAGTGCCTCGCTAAAAAATGTACTTCAAACCCAACTGCATCTGCCGCGACGAAGTCCGTGTGTTGGTGATGGAACCTGAGCCGGGCGCAATAGCCGCCGCCGCATTCGAGAAGATGCGGAATTCGGGTTGCGAGAAGTTGGCGTGGTTGAACATATTGAACATCTCCCAGCGGAACTCCAGCTTCTGTCCTTCACGCACCTGGAAGCCCTTGCGCACGGCCAAGTCCACCGTTACCACGCCAGGCCCTTGCAGCGTGTTGCGGCCCAGGTTGCCGAGGGTGCCTGGCTTCTGCAGTTCAAATGCTTTCAAGTCGAACCATTGATCCGCCGTGGGATTTTCCAGAATGGGATTGTTCGACGCGCCGGACGCGACGTTGGGCCGCTCCTGATTGCCGAAGATGATGGTGCTGTTGCCGGCGCGGTCAAAACGGTTGACCACCGAGAAAGGTTCACCGCCTGAATAATTGAATAGTGAACTCAGGCTCCATCCGCCGAGCACCTGACCGGCAATGCCGTTCAGGCCGAAGTTGGGAAGGTTGTATGTCCCGTTGACCACCATGTAGTGGCGAATGTCGAAGGCGGCCCGGCTGTAATCGCGGCCACGATCATCCGGGTCCATCGAGAAGCTGGTGACGTTCTGGAAGTCCGAGCTGCCGGCGATGCCGGAGATCTCATCCATGGTGCGGGAAAGCTGGTAGGTGCCCTCGATGCTCAGTCCGCCGCGCATACGCTGCTGCATGGAGAACTGCAGCGAATTGTAGTTGGCGTTGGTGTCGAACTCGCGTTGCAGGATGCTCGAGAAGTTTGGATTGCGGCGCGGTGCGGCAACGCCATTGAAGCAGTCCGACGCCGGCACGGCGACGCCCGCCACCGTGCTCCCCGCCACGGAGTAGCACTTTTGTCCATTGATAAACTGCGTGGGGTTTGCCGTGTTCCACTGCACGTTGCGCGAGTTGTTGCGGCTCTGCGAACCGAGATAACCAATCATGAAGGACGAACTCGAGCTCAACTGCCGCTGCATGGTGAGGTTGTATTGCATAGTGTAGGGCTGATGCGGACGGTAATTCATCATTTCCATGGACTGATTGGGATCGAACATCGGGGAATCAGTGAGCGGGAACTGCACAATCGCGTCAGGGAAGCGAATCGTCCCGTTGGCCGGACGCTGCACGAAGAAACGCTGCGTGTAGGGCAACATGCGCTGGCTGGAGTCGCGCCAGTAGAGCGCCAGCAACTGGTCGGGATAGACGCCGAAGCCGCCGCGCACTGAGGTCTTCCCGTCGCCGGTCAAGTCGTAGGCAAAGCCGAGGCGCGGTACGATATTCTTCTTCGACGGATTCAGGAACCAGGGATCGCCGACCGTAACCGTCGGATCGAGCTGGTTGCGCAGTTGCGATACGCGCCCGTTGGCTTCGCTCACGCCGGTAACAAATTCATAGCGCACGCCAAGATTCAGCGACAGCCGCGGCGTGGGGCGGTAGTCGTCCTGAAAGTAAAACCCGAACAACGACTGGCGCATTCCGCGCGTGCCCTCGGTAACGTGGCCTGCTTCGAATCGCGCAGCGTTGGCGGTGAGCACCTCTTCGAGCGAATTGAAGATATATTCGCCGCGCAGACGGCCGACGTTGATGCTGTTGTAGCGCAGCCGCTTGGCGATGCCGCCGAACTTGATGGCGTGCGCGCCTTTGGCCATGGCCACGTCATTGATGACCTCGAACAGATTCTGGCGCCAATACTGCGGGCCGGAACTATTGGTCGAGATGGAAGCGATGACCCCGGGAGTAAAGTGGCCAAAGCCGCGGCCGGGCACAAACTCCAGCCGCTCCATCCCCTCGGCGGTCGAGTCGGTGGCCTCGGAGGCGTCGCGCAGAAAGGTGATGCGGAAATCGTTGACCAGTGTGGATGAGACGATCTGCTTGTGGTTCAGCACATAATTCTGAATGCGCGACTTGTTGAACATCTGAATCAAGCCCAGGCTGGAGGGCGCGATCACGCTGGCGTTGTCGTAAAACATGCGGAACATGAGCGTCTGATTGTCAGTAAGCTGATGGTCGATGCGCGCCACGACATCATCCTGGTCGGTGTTCTGCGAGCCGGCCCAGAAGTATCTTCCGATGCCGCCACCCAAATCATCTCCATTGGGAAGCGGATAGAGCGCCAGGTAAGGCTTGATGGACTCGGCGACGGTTACGGTGCGTGTGCCAAGATTTCCCAGACGCGCCGCAGCGGTTGGGACATTATCCACCGTGGTGGTTCCGCGGCGAGCCCGTACTCCTTCGTAATTGGCGAAGAAGAAAGTCTTGTTGTGAATCATCGGACCGCCTACCGCCGAGCCGAACTGCGAGCGCTTGAACTCCGGCTCGCCCTTGGGATTGGAAGCGGTTTTGCGGTCGAAGAAATCGCGCGCGTCCAGATTGTCATTGCGCAAAAAGCCGTAGACCGTGCCATGCAGATTGTTGGTGCCGGACTTGGTAACCGCGCTGACCACGCCGCCGGAGTTGCGGCCAAACTCGGCGCTGAAGCCGCTGGTGGAGACGCGGAACTCCTGAATGGAATCGACGCCCAGCATGAAGCCGGAAGCGCCGGCCGGGTTGGTATTGTTGCGCGACATCATGTCGGCGCCATCCAGCAGGAAACTCATCTGATGCGGCCGCGCGCCGCCCAGCGACATCTTCTCGCCCGTGCCGGAGAGGGTGGCCTTGTTGCCCGCGCGCGTGCGCACCACGCCCGGTTCGAGTTGAACCAGATCGGCGAAGCTGCGACCATTCAGAGGCAACTCGCGGATGACGCGCTCTTCCACCACGCCGGCCACGGTTCCCGATTGCGTCTCCACCAGCGGAGCTTCGCTGGTTACCGTAACCTGTTCAGTTACGCTTCCCACCGTCATGGTAAGGTCGAGGGCGAGTTGCGCGCCCACCGTCAGCACGATTCCATGGCGAATCGTGGTCTTGAATCCTGTCAGCGAAACTTCCAGATCATGCGGGGCGGGCGGCAGGTTAGCGAATAGGTAGCGGCCGCGCGAATCCGTGGTGGCCGTGCGCGTCTGTCCAGTCTCGGAATTTTTAGCGGTCACCGTCGCGCCGGGAAGCACCGCCTGCGTCTCATCCCGTACCGTGCCTTCCAGACGGGCATCGGAGATCTGCGCGCGCAGACTTCCGCTGGCCAGCAAGATCAATATCACCAGCCGGAAACCTCTGGATAGTGCAAGCATTCTTCCTCCACCCGATTTGACCGTCTGTGCAAACTCTTCAAAGCGCTGTCATCCCGCCCGGCGCTGTCATCCTGAGCGCAGCGAAGGACCTGCTGTTCTCCGGGGAAAAACACGTCCCATTACTGACTCTTCTTGCTGTCCCGCTCGGTGAAATACTCGATACCGTAGCGGCCTTCCACACATCGGCCGACTGGCCCGCCAGACAAAGTTTCACTCGCCCCGAACTTCTTCAGCAAATCCGTGGTGCTCTTGCGTTCGCGGGGAATCTGGATCAACCCGCGCGAATTGGTTCCGTTGGCCAGCGTCAGAGGCGTCTGTCCACAGCCATTCTGGACATCCAGCCGCGCGCCTTTTTCAATCAGGTACTGGACAATGTTGTCAGCGCCGATATAGGTGGCGGCGTGCAGCGCGGTCCAGCCGGTCTCGTTTACCTGATTCACGTCCGCGCCCATCTCGAGCAAAGTCTTCACCGCCTCGAAAGCGCGTTGCGCTTCCGGCCCGCGGCGGTCGCGGCTGCGACCCAGTCCCGCGGCGGCCAGCAGCGCCGTGGCGCTGCCCTCAAATTGAGCATCATCGGAGTTCTTGCCCACCGGGCTTTCACCCTCGTTCACTTTGGTCCCGAGCCGGGTATCCGCCTTTGACTCCGCCAGCAGGCGCATGGAGGGAACATCGCCGGAGGCCGCCGCCAGCAGAAATGGGGTTGCGCCTTCCACGCTCACGTAGGCGCGACCGCCTTTGCGCAGACGCGCCGGAGGCAATCCCATGCGGGCATTGGCGTCCGCTCCCCTGGCCAGCAGGGCCTTTACCAGTCGCGGCATGTTGGCGCCATCGAGCGGGCCGGCTTCCTCTTTCTTGGTGGTGGACTGCTGCTCCTGCTGCACGAGCTGCGAGAAAAATCCCGCGCCCTTGCTCTCCATCAGCGACTTGATGCCGTCGCGCAACGCATAGTGAAGCGCCGTGATGTCGCTGCCGTCGCCGGCTTTCGAGTTGGGGTCGGCGCCGCTTTCGAGCAGAAACAGCGCCACGTCCTCGTGTCCGTTGGCGGTGGCCAGCAGCATGGTATTGCCGTCCTCCATGGTCGAGTGATTGACGTCCGCACCGCGCGCGACTAGCAATTTCGCGCTCTCCAGATCGCCCACCGATGCCGCGAACATCAGCGGCGTGAATCCTCCGCGCGAGCTGATTTCGAGCGTTCCGTAATAGGTCTTGTAAATCTTGGGTGTGAAGCCATCGAGCATCTTCGACTGAGCATTGACGTCCGCGCCTTTTCCCATGAGCAGACGGGCGACAGTGGGGTGGCCTTCGGCGATGGCCCACATTAAAGCCGTCTGCCCCCGGCGCGTGTCTTTGGCATTCACGTCCGCGTTACCATTTAGCAGCGCGGCTACTCCGTCGATCAGCCCGATGCGCGCGCAGGTCATCAGCGGAGTCTCGCCGGTCCACGTCGCCTGATTGGCGTCGGCGCCGGCACCGGCCAGCTTGAGGACCATGCCCGCGTTTTGATTCATGCAGGCGATGTACAGCGGCGCGATCCCGTAATCATTGGCTGCATTCAAATCCGCGCCCGCGCCGATCAGCACCTCCACCATCTCCAGATCATCGCGATGCACGGCCCACGCCAGTGCCGTGGCGCCATCCGGCTGACGTTCATTCGGGCTGGCTCCCGCTGCCAGCGCGGCGCGCACCTGTTCGCGCGTTCCTGTGCGCGCGGATTCCAGGAGCCCCAAATCAACGGAGGAAGCCGCCCTCGCGGATATCGAAAGCAAAACCGTCAAAGCAGCCAGCCCCGCCGCGACCGATAACTTTTCTTTCATCGTCATTCCCTCTGATCCCTATCGAAATTGCAGGTTAGGACAAATCCACCGTGCCTTTGCTATCGCCCAGCGTGTCAATGGGCGTGCCCACCACATTGAGCAAGGTGCGATGCAGATTGGCAAACGGAGTATTCTTGGCAACCGAGATGTGTCTGCCGTGATTCTTCAGCTTGCCGGATCCGCCGCCCACCACCAGCGTGGGCAAGGCCTGCTGCGTATGCAGATCGCCATCGCCCATGCCGCTGCCGTAGACAATCACGGAATGATCGAGCAGGGAGCCATCGCCATCCGGCGTCGAGCGCAGCCGCTCCAGCCCATAGGCAAACAGGCCCGCCTGGTGCGCGTTGATCTGGGCAGTCAGCTCCATGCGCTCCTGCAAGCCCCGGTTGTGGGAAAGCGAGTGGTGCGACTCATTGATGCCAATCTGCGGATAGGTCAGGTCGCTCTTCTCACGCGCCAGCATGAAGGTTACGACGCGCGTCAAGTCGGTCTGCCAGGCCAGCGCCCATAGATCGAACATTAGCTTTGCGTGATCATCGTAGGCCGGAATGCCGACGGGGCGATCCATGCGCGGCATCTCCTTCACGGTCGATTGCTCCGCCATCTGAATGCGGCGCTCGATGTCGCGGATGGCATCGAGATACTGCGTGAGCTTCAACTGATCGTTGGGGCCAAGATCGCCCAGCAAACGGTTCACATCGCGTGAAACGGAATCGAGCAGGCTGCGATTCTCCTGAATGCGCGCCAGTGCGCTGGCCGGGTCCGTGGTGTCGCCGTCGCCGAATAGCCGCTCGAAGACCGCGCGCGGCTGATGCTCCACCGGCAGGGGCGTGGTGGGAGTTTTCCAGGCAATAGTGTTGACATACGCGGCGGCATAGCCGGAGATCGCGCCCACCAGCTCGGCGGCGTTCTCAATCCCCAGCTCGAGCGAAGCCAGTTGCGTCTGCTTGCCGAACTCGCGCGCCGCCACCTGATCCACGGAGATGCCGGTCTGCACGTCATGGTCGGACTTCTTGGGATCGACGCCGGTCAGCCACATGGCCGTGGCTCGCGGATGTCCGCCGCCCATGCCTTCAATGATGGGGCCACCATCGAGGCCGCTGACCACCGTGAACTGGTCCTTGAAGGCTGCGAGCTTCTTGAGGACTGACGGCATCTCGGTAATGGCCCCGACTTTGGACGGCGTCCACTGGTCCATCATGATCCCGTTCGGGACATAAACGTAGGCCAGCCGCGTTACCGGTTTGCCCGCCGTGTCCAGCGTCCCGGCAAAGGCAGGCACCATCGCGTCCATCACCGGCAGCGCCAATGTGGCGCCCAGCCCGCGCAGGAATGTTCTCCTCGGAATGGCTTTCTTGAAAATCATCATGACTCTCGTGCCCTCCTCATTTGAAACGGCGCACTCTTCACAATTCCCAAAATGATCCGCGACCAGCGGTAGTCGTTGGCCGCCGCATCGCGCACGATCTGGCGCACAACGGAGAAGTCATAGGACTCAAGACCCCGGCCCAGCGCGTAGGTCAGCATCTTCTCCGTGGCGGTGGTAGCCAGTTGATCGGGACGATCCAGCAACACCTTGCGCAGGTCGGCCAAGCCCGCGATTTTATAGCCGTCCGGCATGACTCCCACAGTATCAATCGGCATGCCCGCATCGGTGGTTCTTGAGCCGCCGATGCCATTGAATTTTTCCAGCGCGAACCCAATCGGGTCCATCAGCTTGTGGCAACCCGCGCAGGCTGGATTGGCGCGATGCTGCTCCATCTGCTGCCGCATGCTCATCAATTTCCCGGACTCGTTCTTCTCTTTCAATCCGGGCACGGCGGCAGGCGGCTCCGGCGGCGGTGTGCCGATCAAATTTTCCAATACCCATTTGCCGCGCACCACGGGCGAAGTACGATTCGAGATGGATGTAACAGTGAGGAAGCTGCCCTGCCCCAGCAAGCCGCGGCGGTCGTCGTTGGCCCCCGGGAAGGCAAGTGATATGCGGCGGAACCGGCTACCCACCACGCCGGGAATGCCGTAATGCTCGGCGAGCCGCTGATTGACAAAGGTGTAGTCGGCGCGCAGCAGGTCCAGCAGCGAGCGGTCCTCGCGCAACAAGCTGGCGAAGAACATCTCGGTCTCCACGCGAAACGCCTCGCGCAGATTCTCGTCAAAATCGGGGTAGACGTCCTTCGATGGATCCACCGTCTTCAGGTTGCGCAGGTAAAGCCACTGGCCACCGAAATTCTGTACCAGTGAGTTGGAGCGACTGTCCGCCAACATGCGCCGAATCTGTTGATCCAGCGCCTGCGGCTCGCGCAGCTTGCCGGTCTCAGCGATGGAAAGAAGTTCCTCGTCGGGGATGCTGGACCACAGGAAGAATGATAATCGCGAAGCCAGTTCGAGATCGGTGATGTTGTACGGCTTGCCGGGCTTAGCGTCGAACGGGTCGCGCTCGATGCGAAACAGAAATTCCGGAGAGATGAGCAGACGGCGGACGCCCAGCTCGATTCCCGCCTCAAACCGGTCGCGACTGTTTGCGGCGGAGTCCTTCTGGCTGGACGGCTTGCTGGCCTGGCGGTACAAGCCCATCAGCTCGTCCGTGTCAACGGTCGTCAGCGGTCTGCGGAAGGCAAGCCGGCCCAGCTTGGTTAATATCTGCTGCGCACAAACCTCCTCTTCTACTTCCTGCCCCGGTACTTCCTGCCCCGATCTGCATGAAAATATTTTTGCGCGGCTCGGCGTATCCCCCGGACCCTTCGCTTCCACCGGCCCTGTAATGGTCACATTGGCGACCGCCATGGTTGGTTCATCGCGAATGTTTTCCCGCGCTGCGAATTCGTAGGGGAAAGTAACGCCCAGGGCATGCATTCCCGCTTTTACCGGAACCCGGAATTCGAGCGGCGTGTCCGCGTTTCGCTCATACTCGGATTGAATGGCGTCGGGAGAAATCGTATCCTGTGCGCCAATGCCGTCGGCCAGACCTTTATGCTCACCACCAACCGTAAACAGCTTCAGCCGCGCGCCGTCCAGGCGCACATCCAGTGGATGCGGCTCGGCGATGCCGCGCACCTGAAGCGTCTCGGTGCGCTGCAGCCTGATTTTGATGAGGTAGTCGCCATCGAGCGGAAAGTAGTGCCGGACGGCCATCCCGCCACGCGAGCCGAATGGCAGGTCTTCGCTGACGCGATCATCTTGCTTGTAATATTCAGAGACCTTGTAGGCGCCCACTTCGGAGTTGATGCCGGGATTGCCCACGGCTAGACGGCTGATACGGCGCGCCGCGGAAAGATATTTCTCCATCAACAGCGGCGAGACGGTGAGCACATCGGCGATATTGTCGAAGCTGCCTCCGGCGTCATCCGCAGGCAGCAGGGAGTCATCCAGAATCTCCAGCGCCAGCAGGTCACGGATGGTGTTGATGTACTCGGCGCGGTTCAGCCGATGAGCCGCCGAGCGGCGTCCAGGGTTGGGCGCTGCGGCTGCGCTCTGATCCAAAGCAGTCTCCAAGTAGCGCGCCAGTTCATCCCGGTCAGCGGGAGCGGGCTGCGGAACGCCCTGCGGCGGCATCTGCCCCGCTCGCAACTTTCTGATTACTTTTTCCCAAATTGCCGGGTCCGCGCCCGGCATTCCCAAGTCCGCCTGGTCCAACATCAATTGCGCTGTCTTCAATTTTTCGTTGTGGCAGGTTACGCAGTAGCGGCTAACAAACACCCTGTGAATATCTGGAGAAATATTCGCGGTAGGGGGCTCGGTGCCCTGGGCCAATGTGTCGAGGGGAGACACCACCAACGAGAGGAATACTACGAGGATGCGTAGCGCCAACATCATAAAGGTTCTGACCATCCCTCGCACCGCTTCACTCCGACCACTGGAAGCGGACTCAATCCCTTATTCGTGATTGAGTTATACCCCGGCGTGGGGTAGATGTCAAGCGGATTAAAATGGCCAAAAACAGCTATTGTTAACGGCCCGGTGTTCACCCGCGAAACTACCTAGAAGTTTGTTCCAGCGGTCCCGTACCTCCTTTTGCCATCCACATAAGTTGCCAGCGGGCGGATCGCGGGGATTACGTCTTCCGGGACGGTCAGCAGGTCGGCGGAAAGTATCAAGAAATCGGCCAGCTTGCCGGCTTCGATCGATCCCTTGATCGTTTCCTCGAAGGTCATGTAAGCGTTGTTGATGGTAGCCATCCGCAAGGCTTCCTCCCTGGTTACCTTCTGATTAATGCCCATGGGCCCATAGCCATGGGCGTGCCGCGAGACGTAGAAGTACATTGTCTGAAATGGATTGTTGTCAGGACCCGGCCAGTCGCTGCCGCTGGAGACGATCAATCCATGATCCAGCCATTCGCGGACCGGGACGGCGCGCTCGGCGCGAGCC
The nucleotide sequence above comes from Acidobacteriota bacterium. Encoded proteins:
- a CDS encoding DUF1592 domain-containing protein, which encodes MRGMVRTFMMLALRILVVFLSLVVSPLDTLAQGTEPPTANISPDIHRVFVSRYCVTCHNEKLKTAQLMLDQADLGMPGADPAIWEKVIRKLRAGQMPPQGVPQPAPADRDELARYLETALDQSAAAAPNPGRRSAAHRLNRAEYINTIRDLLALEILDDSLLPADDAGGSFDNIADVLTVSPLLMEKYLSAARRISRLAVGNPGINSEVGAYKVSEYYKQDDRVSEDLPFGSRGGMAVRHYFPLDGDYLIKIRLQRTETLQVRGIAEPHPLDVRLDGARLKLFTVGGEHKGLADGIGAQDTISPDAIQSEYERNADTPLEFRVPVKAGMHALGVTFPYEFAARENIRDEPTMAVANVTITGPVEAKGPGDTPSRAKIFSCRSGQEVPGQEVEEEVCAQQILTKLGRLAFRRPLTTVDTDELMGLYRQASKPSSQKDSAANSRDRFEAGIELGVRRLLISPEFLFRIERDPFDAKPGKPYNITDLELASRLSFFLWSSIPDEELLSIAETGKLREPQALDQQIRRMLADSRSNSLVQNFGGQWLYLRNLKTVDPSKDVYPDFDENLREAFRVETEMFFASLLREDRSLLDLLRADYTFVNQRLAEHYGIPGVVGSRFRRISLAFPGANDDRRGLLGQGSFLTVTSISNRTSPVVRGKWVLENLIGTPPPEPPAAVPGLKEKNESGKLMSMRQQMEQHRANPACAGCHKLMDPIGFALEKFNGIGGSRTTDAGMPIDTVGVMPDGYKIAGLADLRKVLLDRPDQLATTATEKMLTYALGRGLESYDFSVVRQIVRDAAANDYRWSRIILGIVKSAPFQMRRARES
- a CDS encoding ankyrin repeat domain-containing protein, coding for MTMKEKLSVAAGLAALTVLLSISARAASSVDLGLLESARTGTREQVRAALAAGASPNERQPDGATALAWAVHRDDLEMVEVLIGAGADLNAANDYGIAPLYIACMNQNAGMVLKLAGAGADANQATWTGETPLMTCARIGLIDGVAALLNGNADVNAKDTRRGQTALMWAIAEGHPTVARLLMGKGADVNAQSKMLDGFTPKIYKTYYGTLEISSRGGFTPLMFAASVGDLESAKLLVARGADVNHSTMEDGNTMLLATANGHEDVALFLLESGADPNSKAGDGSDITALHYALRDGIKSLMESKGAGFFSQLVQQEQQSTTKKEEAGPLDGANMPRLVKALLARGADANARMGLPPARLRKGGRAYVSVEGATPFLLAAASGDVPSMRLLAESKADTRLGTKVNEGESPVGKNSDDAQFEGSATALLAAAGLGRSRDRRGPEAQRAFEAVKTLLEMGADVNQVNETGWTALHAATYIGADNIVQYLIEKGARLDVQNGCGQTPLTLANGTNSRGLIQIPRERKSTTDLLKKFGASETLSGGPVGRCVEGRYGIEYFTERDSKKSQ
- a CDS encoding TonB-dependent receptor codes for the protein MLALSRGFRLVILILLASGSLRAQISDARLEGTVRDETQAVLPGATVTAKNSETGQTRTATTDSRGRYLFANLPPAPHDLEVSLTGFKTTIRHGIVLTVGAQLALDLTMTVGSVTEQVTVTSEAPLVETQSGTVAGVVEERVIRELPLNGRSFADLVQLEPGVVRTRAGNKATLSGTGEKMSLGGARPHQMSFLLDGADMMSRNNTNPAGASGFMLGVDSIQEFRVSTSGFSAEFGRNSGGVVSAVTKSGTNNLHGTVYGFLRNDNLDARDFFDRKTASNPKGEPEFKRSQFGSAVGGPMIHNKTFFFANYEGVRARRGTTTVDNVPTAAARLGNLGTRTVTVAESIKPYLALYPLPNGDDLGGGIGRYFWAGSQNTDQDDVVARIDHQLTDNQTLMFRMFYDNASVIAPSSLGLIQMFNKSRIQNYVLNHKQIVSSTLVNDFRITFLRDASEATDSTAEGMERLEFVPGRGFGHFTPGVIASISTNSSGPQYWRQNLFEVINDVAMAKGAHAIKFGGIAKRLRYNSINVGRLRGEYIFNSLEEVLTANAARFEAGHVTEGTRGMRQSLFGFYFQDDYRPTPRLSLNLGVRYEFVTGVSEANGRVSQLRNQLDPTVTVGDPWFLNPSKKNIVPRLGFAYDLTGDGKTSVRGGFGVYPDQLLALYWRDSSQRMLPYTQRFFVQRPANGTIRFPDAIVQFPLTDSPMFDPNQSMEMMNYRPHQPYTMQYNLTMQRQLSSSSSFMIGYLGSQSRNNSRNVQWNTANPTQFINGQKCYSVAGSTVAGVAVPASDCFNGVAAPRRNPNFSSILQREFDTNANYNSLQFSMQQRMRGGLSIEGTYQLSRTMDEISGIAGSSDFQNVTSFSMDPDDRGRDYSRAAFDIRHYMVVNGTYNLPNFGLNGIAGQVLGGWSLSSLFNYSGGEPFSVVNRFDRAGNSTIIFGNQERPNVASGASNNPILENPTADQWFDLKAFELQKPGTLGNLGRNTLQGPGVVTVDLAVRKGFQVREGQKLEFRWEMFNMFNHANFSQPEFRIFSNAAAAIAPGSGSITNTRTSSRQMQLGLKYIF
- a CDS encoding DUF1552 domain-containing protein codes for the protein MMIFKKAIPRRTFLRGLGATLALPVMDAMVPAFAGTLDTAGKPVTRLAYVYVPNGIMMDQWTPSKVGAITEMPSVLKKLAAFKDQFTVVSGLDGGPIIEGMGGGHPRATAMWLTGVDPKKSDHDVQTGISVDQVAAREFGKQTQLASLELGIENAAELVGAISGYAAAYVNTIAWKTPTTPLPVEHQPRAVFERLFGDGDTTDPASALARIQENRSLLDSVSRDVNRLLGDLGPNDQLKLTQYLDAIRDIERRIQMAEQSTVKEMPRMDRPVGIPAYDDHAKLMFDLWALAWQTDLTRVVTFMLAREKSDLTYPQIGINESHHSLSHNRGLQERMELTAQINAHQAGLFAYGLERLRSTPDGDGSLLDHSVIVYGSGMGDGDLHTQQALPTLVVGGGSGKLKNHGRHISVAKNTPFANLHRTLLNVVGTPIDTLGDSKGTVDLS